In the bacterium genome, CTCCATACAACTCGGCTGGGTCATAATATGGATCGACCGGTGGGACTATATCGATATCGACTTGTTTCACCGAATTGAGATTTTCGACAATCGAACGACATAACTCAATCGCATGTTCGTCATCGAGCGCGAGGTGATCGGCAACGCCGCTAATGCGAGTATGCACATCGGCGCCACCCAATTCCTCGGCGGTAACTTCCTCGCCGGTTGCCGCTTTCACGAGCGGCGGCCCGCCAAGAAAGATCGTACCGTTCCCTTTTACGATAATCGTCTCATCGGACATCGCCGGGACATAGGCGCCGCCGGCAGTGCAGCTTCCCATGACAACGGCAATCTGAGGAATTCGTTGGGCGGAGAGATTTGCTTGATTGTAGAAAATTCTACCAAAGTGATCGCGGTCGGGGAATACTTCATCTTGTTTCGGCAAAAACGCACCGCCGCTGTCGACGAGATAGATACACGGTAAATGATTCTCCAAGGCAATTTCCTGAGCCCGCAAATGTTTCTTGACGGTCACCGGATAATACGTTCCACCTTTCACGGTTGCATCATTTGCAACTACGACACACTGCCGCCCTTTAACCTGAATGATGCCGGTGACAATGCCGGCGGAAGGGACGTCGTCTTCATACAATTGGTAAGCGGCGAGTGGAGAGAATTCTAAAAAAGGCGTGCCGGGATCCTGCAGTTTCGCAATGCGTTCACGTGCCGTCAATTTGTTGCGATTGCGATGTTTCTCAACAGCATCCGCTTGCCCCATCAAGCGAATTCGATCCAACACCGTTTGCAATTCAACCGAAAGTTTCCGGTGATGTTCGGTATTTGCAATAAAGTTCGCGTCACTGGTTGTGATTCGCGAAACAATGCGTTCCATACTCCCCCGCCTTCGTCATTCTACTTGGTAGTAATCTTTACTTTTGACAGGTAATGCAAATTGCAGCCTGAGGTTTTCATCGTCATCAATACTGTAATTCGCATCAAAGACAACTGCGAATGTAATCGCCCGCTTCTGTAAGTTTATCTTGTTTGATATGGGTCTTCACACCGTTGGTTTCGCAGAATTGCACCAATGCTTCGGTAGCGACATTTCCGGAAGAACCGGGGGCAAACGGACAACCGCCGATGCCGGCTGCGCTCGCATCGAATACCCGGATTCCGTATTCTAATCCGACTTTAATATTTGCCAGTGCTTTACCATGGGTGTCGTGCATGTGCAAGGCGAAATCGTTGACGTCCCATTTCGCCAAGAGATCGTCGAGTAAGCGTTTTACTTCCTCGGGTTCTGCTTTACCGATGGTATCGCCCAGCGAAATCTCATCGACGCCCAATGCGAACAGCTGTTCGACTACGCGATGAACGTTCTCGATTTTGACTTTGCCTTCGTAGGGACAATGCCAACAAGTAGAAACGTATCCGCGTACCCGGAGATCGTTCTCTTTCCAAACCGGCTGCATTTCGCGTAAACGAGCGATGCTTTCATCAATAGTGCAATTCATGTTTTTTTGCGCGAAGGTCTCACTCGCTGCCGAAATGACCGACACCGATGTAAACTCCGCTTCCAGCGCATTTTCGAGTCCTCGTAGATTCGGTACCAACGCAGTGTAGATCGTCAGCCGCCGCCGTTTGATCGCCTCGAATACCTTCGCACCATCGCCCAACTGCGGCACCCACTTTGGCGACACGAAACTGGTAACTTCGATTTCCGGTAATGCCGCATCGGATAAGAGATCGATGAAATGAACCTTACGAGCGGTTGGTATCAACTGCGGAATGCTCTGCAAACCGTCGCGTGGTCCTACTTCGACAATTCTTACACTGGGAGGGAATCCTCCCCTCACGTTTTCCTGCAAGGCAATATCCTATTTGCAATTTTAAGAAAGTGGAATGAACTGAAAGCCACGAATTAGTTTGACGGTTCGGAAGTGTCGAGTGGTTGCAGCGAAACGAGCACGTCGCCTAACTCGACTTGATCGCCGACTTGACAAATCACTTCCGAAACAACACCATCGCGCGGAGCCGCTAATACGAACTCCATTTTCATCGCTTCCAATACGACTAACGGCGCTTTCTGTAAAACGCGGTCGCTATGATTACAGTAGAGCTT is a window encoding:
- a CDS encoding hydroxymethylglutaryl-CoA lyase, with product MRGGFPPSVRIVEVGPRDGLQSIPQLIPTARKVHFIDLLSDAALPEIEVTSFVSPKWVPQLGDGAKVFEAIKRRRLTIYTALVPNLRGLENALEAEFTSVSVISAASETFAQKNMNCTIDESIARLREMQPVWKENDLRVRGYVSTCWHCPYEGKVKIENVHRVVEQLFALGVDEISLGDTIGKAEPEEVKRLLDDLLAKWDVNDFALHMHDTHGKALANIKVGLEYGIRVFDASAAGIGGCPFAPGSSGNVATEALVQFCETNGVKTHIKQDKLTEAGDYIRSCL
- a CDS encoding methylcrotonoyl-CoA carboxylase, producing the protein MERIVSRITTSDANFIANTEHHRKLSVELQTVLDRIRLMGQADAVEKHRNRNKLTARERIAKLQDPGTPFLEFSPLAAYQLYEDDVPSAGIVTGIIQVKGRQCVVVANDATVKGGTYYPVTVKKHLRAQEIALENHLPCIYLVDSGGAFLPKQDEVFPDRDHFGRIFYNQANLSAQRIPQIAVVMGSCTAGGAYVPAMSDETIIVKGNGTIFLGGPPLVKAATGEEVTAEELGGADVHTRISGVADHLALDDEHAIELCRSIVENLNSVKQVDIDIVPPVDPYYDPAELYGVLPRDTRTPFDVREVIARLVDDSRMHEFKARYGDTLVCGFARIYGYPVGILANNGVLFSESALKGAHFIELCTQRKIPLLFLQNITGFMVGKKYEAGGIARDGAKLVQAVATAAVPKFTVIIGGSFGAGNYGMCGRAYQPRMLWMWPNSRISVMGGEQAANVLLTVKLDQYAAKAKTMSPAEQAAFKQPILDKYELEGHPFYSSARLWDDGILDPLLTRETLALAISASLNAPIGNTLPPVFRM